The proteins below are encoded in one region of Apium graveolens cultivar Ventura chromosome 4, ASM990537v1, whole genome shotgun sequence:
- the LOC141720060 gene encoding uncharacterized protein LOC141720060, whose protein sequence is MALIDNRINDRRDCILGAARGNLAYQKFMFTVYPKFGFSLETKNLDQILSFVHDFERHNLMNAGDKVFSLTYVVAYALTNSHHSIDYKKNEYIELDDVFSEIGSVEEKQFSDISPLDNSWAIDIAKNKPILGQKPRMSFRGRTLEVGESSNTSNKELLHNNVEAAAANIITELKATIQECPCNHEILKALKERQGQATESGKDRRKGRGFRKWKCVCLSAWSIKE, encoded by the exons ATGGCTTTAATAGATAATAGAATCAATGACCGAAGAGATTGTATTTTAGGTGCTGCTAGAGGTAATTTAGCATACCAAAAATTCATGTTTACTGTCTATCCTAAATTTGGTTTTAGTTTAGAAACTAAAAATCTTGATCAGATATTATCTTTCGTGCATGACTTTGAAAGACATAATCTGATGAATGCAGGTGATAAAGTATTTAGCTTAACTTATGTTGTTGCTTATGCTTTAACTAATAGTCATCATAGTATCGACTATAAGAAAAACGAATATATCGAATTGGACGATGTATTCTCGGAAATAGGATCTGTAGAAGAAAAGCAATTTTCAGATATCAGTCCTTTAGATAATTCTTGGGCAATTGATATTGCAAAGAATAAACCAATTCTAGGACAAAAACCTAGAATGAGTTTTAGAGGAAGAACCTTAGAGGTCGGTGAATCTTCTAATACCTCTAATAAAGAATTACTTCATA ATAACGTTGAGGCAGCAGCAGCAAATATCATTACTGAATTAAAAGCAACAATTCAAGAATGTCCTTGCAATCATGAAATCCTTAAAGctctcaaagaaaggcaaggacAGGCGACAGAGTCAGGAAAGGACAGGCGGAAGGGGCGTGGCTTTAGAAAATGGAAATGTGTCTGTCTTTCGGCTTGGTCTATCAAAGAGTAA